A window of Gemmatimonadota bacterium contains these coding sequences:
- the rplM gene encoding 50S ribosomal protein L13 yields the protein MKTYTPKRDHIERRWFVVDAEGRVLGRLATEIARVLRGKHKPMYTPHLDTGDYVVVVNAEKVRLTGNKAEQKTYFRHSGYMGGDKHIPFKRMIAEHPERVITLAVKGMLPKNNLGRLMRKKLKVYSGPEHPHTAQQPESLEI from the coding sequence ATGAAGACCTATACACCCAAGCGCGACCATATTGAGCGACGCTGGTTCGTCGTGGACGCGGAAGGCCGCGTCCTCGGCCGCCTGGCCACGGAGATAGCACGCGTCCTGCGCGGCAAGCACAAGCCGATGTACACGCCGCACCTGGACACGGGCGATTACGTCGTGGTCGTGAACGCCGAAAAGGTTCGGCTGACGGGTAACAAGGCCGAGCAGAAGACGTATTTCAGGCACTCCGGATACATGGGGGGCGACAAGCACATCCCGTTCAAGCGGATGATCGCTGAGCACCCCGAGAGGGTCATCACCCTGGCGGTGAAGGGCATGCTGCCGAAGAACAACCTCGGTCGCCTCATGCGGAAGAAGCTCAAGGTCTACAGTGGCCCGGAGCACCCGCACACGGCGCAGCAGCCCGAATCGCTGGAGATCTGA
- the rpsB gene encoding 30S ribosomal protein S2 has translation MVETQIRELLEAGVHFGHQTSRWNPKMRKFIFAERNGIHIIDLKKTASYLERAQSATREVTLQGRRVMFVCTKRQLRAIVEQDAERCGAHYVTERWLGGMLTNYQTIKKQIRRMKELQRGMEEGSYEFYTKKERLLLDRERLKLEKYLSGVAEMGRLPGALFVIDCRREEIAVREANKLGIPVIAIADTNADPDRIDFPIPGNDDAIRSVAVITRSIADAIERARKELPPEERDRPADEPTTTYSTEMGMTTRDEDKGARRRPRRRRRPRPEAIATIRGDEEGEQPAAEPAPVVEEPVPVEASQPEAMPEPEPVTVPAYMTMRPLTFRAARPAVWM, from the coding sequence ATGGTTGAGACGCAGATCCGAGAGCTGCTGGAGGCCGGTGTCCACTTCGGCCACCAGACCAGCCGTTGGAACCCGAAGATGCGCAAATTCATCTTCGCGGAGCGCAACGGCATCCACATCATCGACCTCAAGAAGACCGCTTCCTACCTGGAGCGTGCTCAGAGCGCCACCCGCGAGGTGACGCTGCAGGGTCGGCGCGTGATGTTCGTCTGCACGAAGCGCCAGCTACGCGCCATCGTGGAGCAGGACGCAGAGCGGTGCGGGGCGCACTACGTCACGGAGCGCTGGCTCGGCGGGATGCTGACCAACTACCAGACGATCAAGAAGCAGATCCGGCGCATGAAGGAACTGCAGCGCGGGATGGAGGAAGGCTCCTACGAGTTCTACACGAAGAAGGAGCGCCTGCTGCTCGATCGCGAACGCCTCAAGCTGGAGAAGTACCTCAGCGGCGTGGCGGAGATGGGACGGTTGCCGGGCGCGCTGTTCGTGATCGACTGCCGCCGCGAGGAGATCGCGGTGCGCGAGGCGAACAAGTTGGGGATCCCGGTCATCGCGATCGCGGACACCAACGCGGATCCGGATCGCATCGATTTCCCGATCCCGGGCAACGACGACGCGATTCGCTCCGTGGCGGTGATCACCCGGTCCATCGCGGACGCGATCGAGCGGGCGCGCAAGGAGCTGCCGCCGGAGGAGCGGGACAGGCCGGCCGACGAGCCCACGACCACCTACTCGACCGAGATGGGCATGACGACCCGCGACGAGGACAAGGGTGCGCGTCGGCGCCCACGCCGCCGCCGGCGGCCCCGGCCCGAGGCGATCGCCACGATCCGCGGCGACGAGGAGGGCGAGCAGCCTGCCGCCGAACCGGCCCCTGTGGTCGAGGAACCGGTCCCTGTTGAGGCGTCGCAACCGGAAGCGATGCCCGAGCCCGAACCCGTGACCGTGCCGGCATACATGACGATGAGGCCGTTGACGTTCCGCGCGGCGCGCCCCGCGGTCTGGATG
- the rpsI gene encoding 30S ribosomal protein S9 translates to MASEINQHHGVGRRKSSVARVYLRPGSGAWRINGRDAETYFPRESTRMYAAEPLEVTESAGQWDVLVNVRGGGLTGQAGAVRLGIARALVDSDEDLRPTLRQHGLLTRDAREVERKKPGRPKARKRFQFSKR, encoded by the coding sequence ATGGCGAGCGAAATCAACCAGCACCACGGCGTCGGGCGCCGCAAGTCGAGCGTCGCGAGGGTCTACCTGCGGCCTGGCTCGGGCGCATGGAGGATCAACGGGCGCGACGCGGAGACCTACTTCCCGCGAGAGTCGACGCGCATGTACGCCGCGGAGCCGCTGGAAGTGACCGAGTCGGCAGGACAGTGGGACGTGCTGGTCAACGTCCGGGGCGGCGGCCTCACCGGTCAGGCCGGGGCGGTGCGCCTGGGCATAGCGCGCGCCCTCGTCGACAGCGACGAGGATCTGCGGCCCACCCTGCGCCAGCACGGATTGCTCACGCGTGACGCCCGCGAGGTGGAGCGCAAGAAGCCGGGGCGGCCGAAGGCCCGCAAGCGTTTCCAGTTCTCGAAGCGCTAG